The Kitasatospora sp. NBC_00374 genome has a segment encoding these proteins:
- a CDS encoding TOPRIM nucleotidyl transferase/hydrolase domain-containing protein, whose product MADMRAFRDAVTSWAAGHPGGPASELAVRLRVRTAVLLEGPSDLAAVETLAARHGRDLPAEGVCVVPMGGAMNISRYAGLLGPPGLGLRLAGLCDENEQSFYDRGLERARAPRQGFFVCVTDLEDELIRALGVTQVEEIVEAEGDLPAWQTFLRQPAHQGRPPERQMRRFLGTKKGRKIRYGRLLAEALDSEQVPAPLHNLLASL is encoded by the coding sequence ATGGCAGACATGCGAGCGTTCCGAGATGCGGTCACCAGCTGGGCGGCGGGCCACCCCGGCGGGCCGGCGAGTGAGCTGGCCGTTCGACTGCGTGTGCGTACCGCGGTGCTGCTGGAAGGGCCGAGCGACCTCGCGGCCGTCGAGACGCTGGCCGCACGCCACGGCCGGGACCTGCCCGCCGAAGGGGTGTGCGTCGTACCCATGGGCGGAGCGATGAACATCAGCCGCTACGCCGGCCTCCTCGGGCCACCGGGACTGGGCCTGCGCCTCGCCGGACTGTGCGACGAGAACGAGCAGAGCTTCTACGACCGCGGTCTCGAGCGGGCTCGCGCGCCACGCCAAGGGTTCTTCGTCTGTGTGACGGACCTGGAGGACGAACTCATCCGCGCGCTGGGCGTGACACAGGTCGAGGAGATCGTCGAGGCTGAGGGCGACCTACCGGCCTGGCAGACCTTCCTGCGCCAACCCGCACACCAGGGCCGGCCCCCGGAGCGGCAGATGCGACGCTTCCTCGGGACGAAGAAGGGCCGCAAGATCCGCTACGGCCGCCTCCTGGCCGAGGCCCTCGACTCCGAGCAGGTGCCTGCTCCCCTCCACAATCTGCTCGCGAGCCTCTGA
- a CDS encoding SigE family RNA polymerase sigma factor, whose translation MDRTTTTGPAPTEPPAFLDFAAARGHHLVRTAFLLTGGDAHLAEDLAQEAFGRLFGRWRKVSRMANPAGYAQTVLVNAFLSHRRRRSSSEHVTDTFAETAQTAPDPALRVTLLRALGELPPPDRAVLVLRYWEDRSVEETAAVLRLSPSTVRSRSSRALTRMRALLGDELDELVHP comes from the coding sequence ATGGACCGCACAACGACGACGGGCCCGGCGCCCACCGAGCCGCCGGCCTTCCTCGACTTTGCTGCGGCGAGGGGGCATCACCTGGTCAGAACGGCCTTCCTGCTGACCGGCGGTGACGCCCACCTCGCCGAGGACCTCGCCCAGGAGGCGTTCGGCCGGCTGTTCGGGAGGTGGCGGAAGGTCTCGCGGATGGCGAACCCCGCCGGCTACGCGCAGACCGTTCTGGTCAACGCCTTCCTGTCGCACCGCCGTCGGCGAAGCAGCAGTGAGCACGTGACGGACACCTTCGCCGAGACGGCACAGACCGCACCGGACCCGGCGCTGCGGGTGACGCTCCTGCGGGCGCTGGGCGAACTGCCCCCGCCGGACCGGGCGGTGCTGGTGCTTCGGTACTGGGAGGACCGCAGCGTGGAGGAGACCGCGGCGGTGCTGCGGCTGAGTCCCAGCACGGTGCGTTCGCGCAGCAGTCGGGCGCTGACCCGGATGCGGGCCCTGCTCGGCGACGAGCTCGACGAGCTCGTCCACCCCTGA
- a CDS encoding aquaporin gives MSAIDEARPENTGAEPLAAEPPAIPLPNRVAAELVGTAALVAIVVGSGIQATELSQDVGLQLLANSLATVFGLGVLILLLGPVSGAHFNPVVTLAEWWTGRKDPKGLGPREVAAYIPAQIAGAIGGAILADAMFGEALVKWSTHDRSAGHLLLGEVVATAGLVLLIFGLAKTGHLRFAPVAVASYIGAAYWFTSSTSFANPAVTIGRAFTDTFAGIAPGSVPGFIGVQLLGGIVGLAMVALVFDHRRRTNAAAGSK, from the coding sequence ATGAGCGCCATAGACGAGGCCAGACCCGAGAACACCGGGGCGGAGCCGCTGGCCGCCGAGCCGCCGGCGATCCCGCTGCCGAACAGGGTGGCGGCCGAGCTGGTCGGCACGGCCGCCCTGGTCGCGATCGTGGTCGGCTCCGGCATCCAGGCGACCGAGCTCAGCCAGGACGTCGGCCTGCAGCTGCTGGCCAACTCCCTGGCCACAGTGTTCGGCCTCGGCGTGCTGATTCTGCTGCTCGGCCCGGTTTCGGGCGCGCACTTCAACCCGGTCGTGACGCTGGCCGAGTGGTGGACCGGCCGTAAGGACCCCAAGGGCCTGGGTCCGCGCGAGGTTGCCGCGTACATCCCGGCGCAGATCGCAGGCGCGATCGGCGGGGCGATCCTGGCGGACGCGATGTTCGGCGAGGCACTGGTGAAGTGGTCGACCCACGACCGCTCCGCAGGGCACCTGCTGCTGGGCGAGGTCGTCGCCACCGCCGGCCTGGTCCTGCTGATCTTCGGCCTCGCCAAGACCGGCCACCTGCGGTTCGCCCCCGTCGCGGTCGCCTCCTACATCGGCGCCGCGTACTGGTTCACCTCCTCCACGTCCTTCGCCAACCCGGCCGTCACCATCGGCCGCGCGTTCACCGACACCTTCGCCGGCATCGCGCCCGGGTCGGTCCCCGGATTCATCGGCGTGCAGCTGCTCGGCGGGATCGTCGGCCTGGCGATGGTCGCGCTGGTCTTCGACCACCGCCGCCGCACCAACGCCGCGGCCGGTTCGAAGTGA
- a CDS encoding TetR/AcrR family transcriptional regulator, with protein sequence MPASQPAQKPRRPRLSAEDRRASILDAATEVFSEVGYQRGKMSEVARRVGVSEPVVFQNFGSKAAVFAAVLDHAAERMSTGMREWAGRSPSVGAWLGELLAPEHLAHVHARGTLGVLFEDAMTLTTEPAVLESARRGNQALARTLADLLERGQADGSIRPDLEPAAGAWWLISLLASQNFRRTVAPDPAHSDAALGALTMRLLAVDATN encoded by the coding sequence ATGCCCGCCTCTCAGCCCGCCCAGAAGCCCCGGCGCCCGCGCCTGAGCGCGGAGGACCGCCGGGCGTCGATCCTCGACGCGGCCACCGAGGTCTTCTCCGAAGTCGGCTACCAGCGCGGCAAGATGTCCGAGGTCGCCCGCCGGGTCGGGGTCAGCGAACCCGTCGTGTTCCAGAACTTCGGCTCCAAGGCCGCCGTCTTCGCCGCCGTCCTCGACCATGCGGCCGAACGCATGTCCACCGGCATGCGCGAATGGGCCGGCCGCTCCCCCAGCGTCGGCGCCTGGCTCGGCGAACTCCTCGCACCCGAACACCTCGCCCACGTGCACGCCCGCGGCACCCTCGGCGTGCTCTTCGAGGACGCCATGACCCTCACCACCGAACCCGCGGTTCTCGAATCAGCCCGCCGCGGTAACCAGGCCCTGGCCCGGACCCTCGCCGACCTGCTCGAACGAGGCCAGGCCGACGGCAGCATCCGGCCCGACCTCGAACCCGCCGCCGGAGCGTGGTGGCTGATCTCCCTTCTCGCCTCCCAGAACTTCCGACGCACCGTCGCACCCGACCCCGCACACTCCGACGCCGCGCTCGGCGCCCTGACGATGCGACTGCTGGCGGTCGACGCCACGAACTGA
- a CDS encoding class I SAM-dependent methyltransferase yields the protein MELARFLHGTADSRTGGQTIRHGRAYEAFGTVLFGGRRRHVFTRLAELTGARPGDRALDVGCGTGYLTLRLADVVTSAGSVIGVDPSADVLAHARRRANGRTHCTFTDGIAENLPAADGEFDVVASSLMLHHLPEDVRARAVAEMRRALRPGGRLLLADFRPPTNSVARHLVGAVTGPVMERNPVHLLRPLVEQAGFTEVRTGDLHPWIHYVQAVKAGPAA from the coding sequence ATGGAACTCGCACGCTTTCTGCACGGCACGGCGGACTCCCGCACCGGTGGGCAGACCATCCGCCACGGACGCGCCTACGAGGCGTTCGGCACCGTGCTCTTCGGCGGCCGTCGCCGCCATGTCTTCACCCGCCTCGCCGAGCTGACCGGCGCCCGGCCCGGCGACCGCGCCCTGGACGTCGGCTGCGGCACCGGCTACCTCACGCTGCGCCTCGCGGACGTCGTCACATCGGCCGGCAGCGTGATCGGCGTCGACCCGTCCGCCGACGTCCTCGCCCACGCCCGACGCCGCGCCAATGGCCGCACCCACTGCACCTTCACCGACGGAATCGCCGAGAACCTCCCGGCCGCCGACGGCGAGTTCGACGTCGTGGCGAGCAGCCTGATGCTCCACCACCTCCCCGAGGACGTCCGCGCCCGCGCCGTCGCCGAGATGCGCCGCGCGCTCCGGCCCGGCGGCCGCCTGCTGCTCGCCGACTTCCGCCCGCCGACCAACTCCGTCGCCCGCCACCTCGTGGGCGCCGTCACCGGACCCGTCATGGAACGCAACCCCGTCCACCTGCTGAGGCCGCTCGTCGAGCAGGCCGGCTTCACCGAGGTGCGCACGGGCGACCTCCACCCGTGGATCCACTACGTGCAGGCCGTCAAGGCGGGGCCCGCCGCATGA
- a CDS encoding ArsR/SmtB family transcription factor — translation MNETDSARPVMDAQAAETYAAWFKALADPTRIQVLHLLATAGRPMSVGEIVERSPVGQSTVSHHLRVLAEVRFVLPERQGTSTRYAVNRTCLTVFPAAVRAILGEAPASPDAGECRAR, via the coding sequence ATGAACGAGACAGACTCCGCCCGGCCCGTGATGGACGCGCAGGCCGCCGAGACGTACGCGGCGTGGTTCAAGGCTCTGGCCGACCCCACCCGCATTCAGGTGCTTCACCTGCTCGCGACCGCTGGCCGGCCGATGAGTGTGGGCGAGATCGTGGAACGGTCGCCGGTGGGGCAGTCCACCGTCTCGCACCACCTGAGGGTCCTCGCCGAGGTCCGCTTCGTGCTGCCCGAGCGGCAGGGAACGTCCACGCGCTACGCGGTCAACCGCACATGCCTGACGGTCTTCCCGGCCGCCGTGCGGGCGATCCTCGGCGAAGCCCCGGCCTCACCGGATGCGGGAGAGTGCCGTGCGCGGTGA
- a CDS encoding TioE family transcriptional regulator: MGRNLQNGERLRPVDLARVHGLSTQAVRNYEETGILPAAARTPSGYRAYTPLHAGALRAFLALVPGHGHRTAMSIMQAVNRDAVDEAFRLIDESHAQLLDDRRTLQAVESALRDLAPTTASDPGVGSEPAAVSGPGGTFIGPLAGKLGIRPATLRKWEHAGLVRPQRDPQTGYRVYDEADVRDARLAHQLRRGGYLLEQIAPLIAQVRAAGGLEPLEAALHDWRGRLSARGRAMLTGAAELDAYLRERG; the protein is encoded by the coding sequence ATGGGGCGAAACCTTCAAAACGGCGAGCGACTCAGGCCGGTCGATCTGGCGCGCGTGCACGGTCTGTCCACGCAGGCGGTCAGGAACTACGAGGAGACCGGCATCCTTCCGGCCGCCGCTCGCACGCCCAGCGGCTACCGCGCCTATACCCCGCTGCACGCTGGGGCCCTGCGCGCGTTCCTCGCCCTGGTGCCAGGCCACGGCCACCGGACGGCGATGTCGATCATGCAGGCCGTCAACCGGGACGCGGTCGACGAGGCGTTCCGCCTGATCGACGAGAGCCACGCCCAGCTCCTCGACGACCGGCGGACGCTTCAGGCCGTGGAGAGCGCCCTCCGCGACCTGGCGCCCACCACGGCGTCCGACCCCGGTGTGGGGTCCGAGCCGGCCGCGGTGTCCGGGCCCGGAGGTACGTTCATCGGGCCGCTGGCAGGGAAGCTCGGAATCCGGCCCGCGACGCTGCGCAAGTGGGAGCACGCCGGACTGGTGCGCCCGCAGCGTGACCCGCAGACCGGGTACCGCGTCTACGACGAGGCCGACGTGCGGGACGCCCGGCTGGCCCACCAACTCAGGCGGGGCGGTTACCTGCTGGAGCAGATCGCCCCGCTGATCGCCCAGGTGCGGGCGGCGGGCGGGCTGGAGCCGCTGGAAGCCGCCCTGCACGACTGGCGCGGCCGGCTGTCCGCCCGCGGGCGGGCGATGCTGACCGGGGCCGCAGAGCTGGATGCGTACCTCCGCGAGCGTGGATGA
- a CDS encoding VOC family protein, producing the protein MPEQKITTFLWFDDQAEEAARFYTSLFPDSRIVEVKRYGEAGPGEAGSVMTVAFELAGQRYVALNGGPLFPFTEAISLQVNCGDQAEVDRLWAALTEGGQESDCGWLKDRYGLSWQITPRRLMELLGDPDPVRAERVMRAMLQMRKIDIQALEDAHADGGTTHPAS; encoded by the coding sequence GTGCCGGAGCAGAAGATCACCACCTTCCTGTGGTTCGACGACCAGGCCGAGGAGGCGGCGCGGTTCTACACCTCGCTGTTTCCGGACTCCCGGATCGTCGAGGTGAAGAGGTATGGGGAGGCGGGCCCCGGCGAGGCGGGTTCGGTGATGACGGTGGCGTTCGAGCTCGCCGGGCAGCGCTACGTCGCACTCAACGGTGGGCCGCTGTTCCCGTTCACCGAGGCGATCTCGCTCCAGGTCAACTGCGGCGACCAGGCGGAGGTCGACCGGCTGTGGGCCGCTCTCACCGAGGGCGGACAGGAGAGCGACTGCGGTTGGCTGAAGGACCGGTACGGGCTGTCCTGGCAGATCACCCCCCGGCGGCTGATGGAACTGCTCGGCGACCCGGACCCGGTCAGGGCCGAGCGGGTGATGCGGGCGATGCTGCAGATGAGGAAGATCGACATCCAGGCGCTGGAGGACGCCCACGCGGACGGCGGCACGACCCACCCGGCCTCGTAG
- a CDS encoding ArsR/SmtB family transcription factor, with the protein MVTSVDSDVMKALADPLRMQIITLLAGEALCTTHLVEETGARQTNLSNHLKILRDAGLVDTEPCGRFTYYKLRADALEAVAAEFAGLAATAREAAAASRKRSC; encoded by the coding sequence ATGGTGACATCAGTCGACAGTGACGTAATGAAGGCTCTTGCCGACCCGCTCCGGATGCAGATCATCACGCTGCTCGCCGGCGAGGCGCTGTGCACGACGCATCTGGTCGAGGAGACCGGCGCCCGGCAGACGAACCTGTCGAACCACCTGAAGATCCTGCGCGACGCCGGGCTGGTCGACACCGAGCCTTGTGGCCGCTTCACGTATTACAAGCTCCGCGCCGACGCCCTGGAGGCCGTTGCCGCGGAGTTCGCCGGGCTGGCCGCCACCGCCCGCGAAGCCGCTGCGGCCAGCCGCAAGCGGTCCTGCTGA
- a CDS encoding methyltransferase domain-containing protein, with the protein MTTTDTLDLDAHRDHLTRVMADRGGWPERAPWIRDAVAALPRDLFAPERLWRWDGHTWMPVDRATDPQGWAQQLYGSPDGAATTQLTDGLPTSSLSCQAVVVDMADCLLLEPGQRVLELGTGQGWNAALLAHRAGPGRVTSVEFDPRLAAAALARLRAVGLDVRVEVGDGDAGRPAGAPYERVVATYAVERIPWAWVEQTVPGGRIVTPWGRLGHVALTVADDGRSASGWMQGLGQFMPTRSPGPAAGEGPGPAGFAEVRGRTGPAHHGETGRDLTALTDWWQLAFAVRVALPDVRVTTAVDGDGTSAWLTDGRSSWASFSARPGGGAWVHEGGPRRLATELETTWTQWERIGCPGVYDYGITVDQDGQYTWALDPGTGPRWPTP; encoded by the coding sequence ATGACGACCACCGACACCCTCGACCTCGACGCACACCGCGACCACCTCACCCGCGTGATGGCGGACCGCGGGGGGTGGCCCGAGCGCGCGCCCTGGATCCGCGACGCGGTCGCCGCTCTGCCCCGGGACCTCTTCGCGCCCGAACGGCTGTGGCGGTGGGACGGGCACACGTGGATGCCGGTCGACCGGGCCACCGACCCCCAGGGCTGGGCGCAGCAGCTGTACGGCAGTCCCGACGGCGCGGCGACCACCCAGCTCACCGACGGCCTGCCGACCTCCAGCCTGTCGTGCCAGGCCGTGGTGGTGGACATGGCCGACTGCCTGCTGCTGGAGCCCGGGCAGCGGGTGCTGGAACTGGGCACCGGCCAGGGATGGAACGCCGCGCTGCTCGCCCACCGTGCGGGCCCCGGCCGGGTGACCTCGGTGGAGTTCGACCCGCGTCTGGCCGCCGCAGCCTTGGCGCGGCTGCGCGCGGTGGGCCTGGACGTGCGGGTGGAGGTCGGCGACGGCGACGCCGGCCGGCCGGCCGGAGCGCCGTACGAGCGGGTGGTCGCCACGTACGCGGTGGAGCGGATCCCGTGGGCTTGGGTGGAGCAGACCGTTCCGGGTGGACGGATCGTCACACCGTGGGGGCGGCTCGGCCACGTCGCGCTGACCGTCGCCGACGACGGGAGGTCCGCGAGCGGCTGGATGCAGGGCCTGGGCCAGTTCATGCCCACCCGCTCACCCGGCCCCGCCGCGGGCGAAGGCCCGGGACCGGCGGGATTCGCGGAGGTCCGCGGCCGTACCGGTCCCGCCCACCACGGCGAAACCGGCCGCGACCTCACGGCCCTCACCGACTGGTGGCAGCTCGCCTTCGCGGTGCGCGTCGCCCTGCCCGACGTCCGGGTGACGACCGCGGTCGACGGCGACGGCACCAGCGCCTGGCTCACCGACGGCCGCAGCTCCTGGGCGTCGTTCTCCGCCCGCCCCGGCGGCGGCGCGTGGGTGCACGAGGGCGGGCCCCGCCGGCTCGCCACGGAGTTGGAGACCACCTGGACGCAGTGGGAGCGGATCGGATGCCCGGGGGTGTACGACTACGGCATCACCGTCGACCAGGACGGGCAGTACACCTGGGCGCTCGACCCCGGCACCGGGCCACGCTGGCCCACCCCGTAA
- a CDS encoding ArsR/SmtB family transcription factor has translation MDTSTPVADADHSHQHSSGGRLDVAASVLALLADRTRLALMERLGRGEADVTTLVEATGAARPSVSQHLAKLRLAGLVTTRKDGRRVVYSLRHGHLRRLVDEALNVADHQIGSLPPHN, from the coding sequence ATGGACACGAGCACGCCGGTCGCAGATGCAGACCACTCGCACCAGCATTCCAGCGGCGGGCGCCTCGACGTCGCCGCGTCCGTTCTCGCGCTGCTCGCCGACCGCACCCGGCTCGCCCTCATGGAGCGCCTCGGCCGCGGCGAGGCGGACGTCACCACCCTGGTCGAGGCCACCGGCGCCGCCCGCCCCTCGGTCAGCCAGCACCTGGCCAAGCTCCGCCTCGCCGGGCTGGTCACCACCCGCAAGGACGGCCGTCGCGTCGTCTACTCCCTGCGCCACGGCCACCTGCGCCGCCTGGTCGACGAGGCCCTGAACGTCGCCGACCACCAGATCGGCTCGCTCCCTCCCCACAACTGA
- a CDS encoding arsenate reductase ArsC, whose product MTTAPTGSVLFVCIHNAGRSQMAAGFLRHLAGDRVEVRSAGSIPGDQINPSAVAAMAELGIDISDQKPKILTTEAVQASDYVITMGCGDACPYFPGKTYLDWKLEDPAGQGVEAVRPIRDEIRSLIEGLIAEIDAKAGQAS is encoded by the coding sequence ATGACCACCGCGCCGACCGGCTCCGTACTGTTCGTCTGCATCCACAACGCCGGCCGCTCCCAGATGGCCGCCGGTTTCCTGCGCCACCTCGCCGGCGACCGCGTCGAGGTCCGCTCGGCCGGCTCGATCCCCGGCGATCAGATCAACCCCTCCGCGGTCGCCGCGATGGCCGAGCTCGGTATCGACATCTCCGACCAGAAGCCGAAGATCCTCACCACCGAGGCCGTCCAGGCGTCCGACTACGTCATCACCATGGGCTGCGGCGACGCCTGCCCGTACTTCCCCGGCAAGACGTACCTGGACTGGAAGCTGGAGGACCCTGCGGGCCAGGGCGTCGAGGCGGTCCGCCCGATCCGCGACGAGATCAGGTCCCTGATCGAGGGCCTGATCGCCGAGATCGACGCCAAGGCCGGGCAGGCGAGCTGA
- a CDS encoding ArsR/SmtB family transcription factor: MSNLELVELPVIEPEIVPCCPPVTSAALSEADAVKMAAMFKALSDPVRLRLFSRVASHEGGEACVCDIQDVGVSQPTVSHHLKKLREAGLLTSERRGTWVYYRVAPEVLAAMAGLLSTAH, translated from the coding sequence ATGTCGAATCTGGAACTGGTGGAACTGCCGGTCATCGAGCCCGAGATCGTGCCGTGCTGCCCGCCGGTCACCTCGGCCGCCCTGTCCGAGGCCGACGCGGTCAAGATGGCGGCGATGTTCAAGGCACTGTCGGACCCGGTGCGGCTGCGGCTCTTCTCCCGGGTCGCCTCGCACGAGGGCGGCGAGGCGTGCGTGTGCGACATCCAGGACGTCGGCGTCTCCCAGCCCACCGTCTCCCACCACCTCAAGAAACTCCGCGAGGCCGGCCTGTTGACCAGCGAGCGGCGCGGCACCTGGGTTTACTACCGCGTCGCTCCCGAGGTGCTCGCCGCCATGGCCGGCCTGCTCTCCACCGCCCACTGA
- a CDS encoding N-acetyltransferase family protein gives MTADHAEQVLAVYQAGIDEGNATFETTTPTWEAFDAAKLAGHRFVALDRDATVLGWVAASGVSDRCAYAGVVEHSVYVRPAARGRGVGRRLLEALIASTEEAGIWTIQSGVFPENTASLALHERAGFRVIGTRERIGRHHGTWRDVLLIERRSPVVG, from the coding sequence ATGACGGCGGACCACGCCGAGCAGGTGCTGGCGGTCTACCAGGCCGGGATCGACGAGGGCAACGCCACCTTCGAGACCACCACCCCGACATGGGAAGCATTCGATGCGGCCAAGTTGGCCGGCCACCGGTTCGTCGCCCTCGACCGGGACGCGACGGTACTGGGCTGGGTGGCAGCCAGCGGGGTCTCCGACCGGTGCGCGTACGCAGGCGTGGTCGAGCACTCCGTCTACGTCCGCCCCGCCGCCCGGGGCCGGGGCGTCGGGCGCCGACTGCTGGAGGCGCTGATCGCCTCGACCGAGGAGGCCGGGATCTGGACGATTCAGTCCGGCGTGTTCCCGGAGAACACCGCCAGCCTCGCCCTCCACGAGCGGGCCGGGTTCCGCGTGATCGGCACCCGCGAGCGGATCGGCCGCCACCACGGCACCTGGCGGGACGTCCTGCTGATCGAGCGCCGCAGTCCGGTCGTCGGCTGA
- a CDS encoding MFS transporter, giving the protein MLAVLHNRTYRHLFTAQVVALVGTGLATVALTLLAYDIAGAEAGAVLGTALAIKMVAYVAIAPVAGALADRVPRRALLVAMDLARAGVALALPFVDQVWQIYLVVFVLQAASAAFTPTFQATIPRVLPAERDYTNALSLSRLAYDLESLFSPALAALLLTAVSYNWLFAGTTVGFLASAALVVSAVLPKAPPVERTGGAYAKAAFGSRLFWATPRLRALLALDLAVAAAGAIVFVNTVVVVREHFRHPAGDVSLALGAYGAGSVLAALLLPRLLSRVGDRAVMLTAALALPAVLTAVAAVTAAAPGGWAWAALLAAWALVGAASSAALTPGGRVIRRSAADADLPAAFAAQFSLSHACWLLTYPLAGWLAAGTGLPATAVILGVVAFAAAIGAVALWPRRDPDALQHEHTDLPAGHPHLADAHRFRAGGWSHDHHYVIDQHHHAWPRSARSGAAAH; this is encoded by the coding sequence ATGCTTGCCGTACTGCACAACCGCACCTACCGACACCTGTTCACCGCCCAGGTCGTCGCGCTGGTCGGCACCGGGCTGGCGACGGTGGCGCTCACCCTGCTGGCGTACGACATCGCCGGGGCGGAGGCGGGCGCGGTGCTGGGCACCGCGCTGGCGATCAAGATGGTCGCGTACGTGGCGATCGCGCCGGTCGCGGGCGCGCTCGCCGACCGCGTTCCCCGGCGGGCGCTGCTGGTGGCGATGGACCTGGCCCGCGCGGGTGTCGCGCTCGCGCTGCCGTTCGTCGACCAGGTGTGGCAGATCTACCTGGTGGTGTTCGTGTTGCAGGCCGCCTCGGCCGCGTTCACACCGACGTTCCAGGCGACCATCCCCCGGGTGCTGCCCGCCGAGCGTGACTACACGAACGCCCTGTCGCTCTCCCGCCTCGCCTACGACCTGGAGTCACTGTTCAGCCCGGCGCTGGCCGCACTGCTGCTGACCGCGGTGTCCTACAACTGGCTGTTCGCCGGCACGACCGTCGGCTTCCTGGCCTCCGCCGCCCTGGTCGTCTCCGCCGTCCTGCCGAAGGCGCCACCGGTGGAGCGCACCGGCGGCGCGTACGCGAAGGCGGCGTTCGGCTCCCGGCTGTTCTGGGCGACGCCCAGGCTCCGGGCACTGCTGGCGCTCGACCTCGCGGTCGCCGCAGCCGGGGCCATCGTGTTCGTGAACACGGTCGTGGTGGTCCGCGAGCACTTCCGCCACCCCGCCGGCGACGTCTCGCTCGCACTCGGCGCCTACGGTGCGGGCTCCGTGCTGGCCGCGCTGCTGCTGCCCCGCCTGCTGTCGAGAGTGGGCGACCGGGCGGTGATGCTGACTGCGGCCCTCGCCCTGCCCGCCGTGCTCACCGCCGTCGCCGCGGTGACCGCCGCCGCCCCGGGCGGGTGGGCGTGGGCCGCGCTGCTGGCGGCGTGGGCTCTGGTCGGCGCGGCCAGTTCGGCGGCGCTGACGCCGGGCGGACGGGTGATCCGCCGCTCGGCTGCCGACGCGGACCTGCCCGCCGCGTTCGCCGCCCAGTTCTCGCTCTCGCACGCATGCTGGCTGCTGACGTATCCACTCGCCGGCTGGCTCGCCGCCGGCACGGGCCTGCCTGCCACCGCCGTGATCCTGGGCGTCGTCGCGTTCGCCGCAGCCATCGGCGCGGTCGCCCTGTGGCCGCGCCGCGATCCGGATGCGTTGCAGCACGAGCACACCGACCTGCCGGCCGGCCACCCCCACCTCGCCGACGCCCACCGGTTCCGGGCCGGAGGCTGGAGCCACGACCACCACTACGTCATCGACCAGCACCACCACGCCTGGCCGCGCTCGGCCCGCAGCGGGGCTGCCGCACACTGA